A genomic window from Kineosporia sp. NBRC 101731 includes:
- the trpA gene encoding tryptophan synthase subunit alpha yields MSSVSSVLATARAEGRAALIGYLPVGFPDHETSVAAMVAMVEAGVDIVEIGVPYSDPLMDGPVIQHAVEAALAGGAHPRDAIAAAGAVARAGAPALLMSYWNLVDRYGVARMAADLANVGGAGLITPDLIPEEAGEWIEASDEHGLDRVFLVAPSSTDGRLAMTAAACRGFVYVASTMGVTGVRSSVNDAAEVLVHRTRAATDLPLCVGLGVSTAEQAAQVAGFADGVIVGSAFVRALASASSPAEGVRAVATVAASLAEGVRAGQPSRS; encoded by the coding sequence GTGAGCAGCGTTTCGTCGGTCCTCGCCACCGCGCGGGCCGAGGGCCGGGCCGCCCTGATCGGTTATCTGCCCGTGGGTTTCCCCGATCACGAGACCTCGGTCGCCGCGATGGTGGCCATGGTCGAGGCCGGTGTCGACATCGTCGAGATCGGTGTGCCGTACAGCGACCCCCTGATGGACGGGCCGGTCATCCAGCACGCTGTCGAGGCCGCCCTGGCCGGTGGCGCGCACCCGCGTGACGCGATCGCCGCCGCCGGGGCCGTGGCCCGGGCCGGGGCGCCCGCCCTGCTGATGTCCTACTGGAACCTCGTCGACCGCTACGGCGTGGCGCGGATGGCCGCCGACCTGGCGAACGTCGGGGGAGCCGGTCTGATCACCCCGGACCTGATCCCCGAAGAGGCCGGTGAGTGGATCGAGGCCTCCGACGAGCACGGTCTGGACCGGGTCTTCCTGGTCGCTCCCAGCTCCACCGACGGCCGCCTGGCGATGACCGCCGCCGCCTGCCGGGGCTTCGTCTACGTCGCCTCCACCATGGGCGTCACCGGCGTCCGCTCCAGCGTGAACGACGCCGCCGAGGTACTGGTGCACCGCACCCGAGCCGCCACCGACCTGCCGCTGTGTGTCGGCCTCGGCGTCTCCACGGCCGAACAGGCCGCCCAGGTGGCCGGTTTCGCCGACGGAGTGATCGTCGGGTCGGCCTTCGTGCGGGCTCTGGCATCGGCCTCGAGCCCGGCCGAGGGCGTCCGCGCGGTCGCCACCGTGGCCGCCTCGCTGGCCGAGGGCGTCCGCGCCGGTCAACCCTCCCGCAGCTGA
- the gltB gene encoding glutamate synthase large subunit has translation MVSPYRRYSARPEPVGLYDGQHEHDACGVAFVATMRGEPGHDIVEAALTALRNLDHRGAVGAEVDTGDGAGITTQVPDAFFREVLKEQFGVQLPPQGSYAVGTAFLPQDDAERATATAQIDRIAAEEGLAVLAWRDVPITPGLVGATAAACQPVFRQVFVASTPGRVVGMALERRAFRLRKRAEIQAGVYFPSLSCRTIVYKGMLTTGQLEPFFPDLSDRRYASELAIVHSRFSTNTFPSWPLAHPFRMMAHNGEINTVKGNRNWMRARESTLKSDVIPGDLDQLFPICDPEGSDTASFDEVLELIHLGGRSLPHAVLMMIPEAWENHAEMDPARRAFYEFHSMFMEPWDGPANVCFTDGTLIGAVLDRNGLRPGRYWVTDDGLVVLASEAGVLDLDPATVVKKGRVQPGKMFLVDTEHGRIVDDEEIKTALAGQHPYDEWLHAGRIRLQDLPEREHIVHTRKSVTRRQQTFGFTEEELKLIVAPMAKTGAEPLGSMGTDTPVAVLSKRPRLLFDYFTQLFAQVTNPPLDAIREELVTAMTTTIGPERNLLSASPAHCRKLVLPSPVIDNDALAKIVHVNDDGDLPGYATGRIHGLYRADGGGEALAERLAEICVEASAMVAAGARFIVLSDRDSTADLAPIPSLLLTSAVHHHMIREKTRTQVGLVVEAGDVREVHHVALLIGFGAALVNPYLAMESAEDLVRHGVIDGITPEKAVQNVIKGLGKGVLKVMSKMGISTVASYRGAQVFEAIGLSQELVDQYFTGVTSQLGGIGLDVVAQENAARHAMAYPADGQRGLHKRLPTGGEYQWRRDGEEHLFNPDTVFRLQHATRNRRFDIFKEYTSRIDQQAERLMTLRGLFTFKAGRTPVPLDEVEPATEIIKRFSTGAMSYGSISQEAHQTLAIAMNRIGGKSNTGEGGEDVERLLDPERRSSIKQVASGRFGVTSMYLTHADDIQIKMAQGAKPGEGGQLPGQKVYPWVARTRHSTPGVGLISPPPHHDIYSIEDLAQLIHDLKNSNPEARVHVKLVAEVGVGTVAAGVSKAHADVVLISGHDGGTGAAPLTSLKHAGAPWELGLAETQQTLVLNGLRDRIVVQADGQMKTGRDVIIAALLGAEEFGFATAPLVVSGCILMRVCHLDTCPVGIATQNPELRERFSGKPEFVETFFEYIAQEVREHLAALGYRSLEEAIGEVETLDTTAAVEHWKASGLDISPLLASPTAMYGPSRKRTTVQDHGLEKALDHSLISLAADALERSEPVKFEVPVRNVNRTVGTMLGHEVTKRFGEKGLPDDTIDITLTGSGGQSFGAFLPRGVTLRLLGDGNDYVGKGLSGGRVIVRPDAAASYSAEQNIVAGNVIGFGATSGEMFLRGQVGERFCVRNSGATVVAEGVGDHGCEYMTGGVVVVLGRTGRNFAAGMSGGEAFVLDLRTGRVNPDMVDLVPVEGADSERLRLLVQKHRDETESAVAWRLLQDWDTALTRFTKVLPRDFARVMSVRTQAESEGLDLDSDEVWSRIMEASRG, from the coding sequence ATGGTCTCCCCTTACCGGCGGTACTCCGCCCGGCCCGAACCCGTGGGCCTTTACGACGGTCAGCACGAGCACGACGCCTGTGGCGTCGCCTTCGTCGCGACCATGCGTGGAGAGCCCGGTCACGACATCGTCGAGGCCGCCCTCACGGCGCTGCGTAACCTGGACCACCGCGGCGCCGTCGGCGCCGAGGTCGACACCGGCGACGGCGCCGGCATCACCACCCAGGTTCCCGACGCGTTCTTCCGTGAGGTCCTGAAAGAGCAGTTCGGGGTACAGCTCCCGCCTCAGGGCAGTTATGCCGTGGGCACGGCCTTCCTCCCGCAGGACGATGCGGAGCGGGCCACCGCCACCGCACAGATCGACCGGATCGCGGCCGAAGAGGGTCTGGCCGTGCTGGCCTGGCGCGACGTCCCGATCACCCCGGGCCTGGTCGGCGCCACCGCGGCGGCCTGCCAGCCGGTGTTCCGGCAGGTCTTCGTGGCCTCCACCCCCGGCCGCGTGGTCGGGATGGCCCTGGAACGCCGTGCGTTCCGGCTGCGCAAGCGTGCGGAGATCCAGGCCGGCGTCTACTTCCCGTCGCTGTCCTGCCGCACCATCGTCTACAAGGGCATGCTGACCACCGGTCAGCTCGAGCCCTTCTTCCCGGACCTGTCCGACCGGCGGTACGCCTCCGAGCTGGCCATCGTGCACTCGCGGTTCTCCACGAACACCTTCCCGTCGTGGCCGCTGGCGCACCCGTTCCGGATGATGGCGCACAACGGTGAGATCAACACGGTCAAGGGCAACCGCAACTGGATGCGGGCGCGGGAGAGCACGCTCAAGAGTGACGTCATCCCCGGCGACCTCGACCAGCTCTTCCCGATCTGTGACCCCGAGGGCAGCGACACCGCCTCGTTCGACGAGGTGCTGGAACTGATCCATCTGGGTGGTCGTTCGCTGCCCCACGCGGTGCTGATGATGATCCCCGAGGCGTGGGAGAACCACGCCGAGATGGACCCGGCCCGCCGCGCGTTCTACGAGTTCCATTCCATGTTCATGGAGCCGTGGGACGGTCCCGCCAACGTCTGTTTCACCGACGGCACCCTGATCGGCGCCGTCCTCGACCGCAACGGCCTGCGCCCGGGGCGTTACTGGGTCACCGACGACGGCCTGGTCGTGCTCGCGTCCGAGGCCGGCGTGCTCGACCTCGACCCCGCCACCGTGGTCAAGAAGGGCCGCGTCCAGCCCGGCAAGATGTTCCTCGTCGACACCGAGCACGGCCGCATCGTCGACGACGAGGAGATCAAGACCGCCCTCGCCGGTCAGCACCCCTACGACGAGTGGCTGCACGCGGGCCGCATCCGCCTGCAGGACCTGCCCGAGCGTGAGCACATCGTGCACACGCGCAAGTCGGTCACCCGCCGCCAGCAGACCTTCGGCTTCACCGAGGAGGAGCTCAAGCTCATCGTCGCGCCGATGGCCAAGACCGGCGCCGAGCCGCTCGGCTCGATGGGCACCGACACCCCCGTGGCCGTGCTCTCGAAGCGCCCGCGGCTGTTGTTCGACTACTTCACCCAGCTGTTCGCCCAGGTCACCAACCCGCCGCTGGACGCGATCCGCGAAGAGCTGGTCACCGCGATGACCACCACGATCGGCCCGGAGCGCAACCTGCTCTCGGCCAGCCCGGCGCACTGCCGCAAGCTGGTGCTGCCCTCGCCGGTGATCGACAACGACGCGCTCGCCAAGATCGTGCACGTCAACGACGACGGTGACCTGCCCGGCTACGCCACCGGCCGGATCCACGGCCTGTACCGGGCCGACGGCGGCGGCGAGGCGCTGGCCGAGCGGCTGGCGGAGATCTGTGTCGAGGCCTCGGCCATGGTCGCCGCGGGCGCACGCTTCATCGTGCTGTCCGACCGCGACAGCACCGCCGACCTGGCGCCGATCCCGTCGCTGCTGCTGACCAGCGCCGTGCACCACCACATGATCCGCGAGAAGACCCGCACCCAGGTCGGTCTCGTCGTCGAGGCCGGTGACGTGCGTGAGGTTCACCACGTGGCGCTGCTGATTGGTTTCGGCGCCGCGCTGGTGAACCCGTACCTGGCCATGGAGAGCGCGGAAGACCTGGTCCGCCACGGCGTCATCGACGGCATCACGCCGGAGAAGGCCGTGCAGAACGTGATCAAGGGCCTGGGCAAGGGCGTACTGAAGGTGATGTCCAAGATGGGCATCTCTACGGTCGCCTCCTACCGCGGCGCCCAGGTGTTCGAGGCGATCGGCCTCTCCCAGGAGCTCGTCGACCAGTACTTCACCGGCGTCACCTCGCAGCTGGGCGGCATCGGGCTCGACGTGGTCGCGCAGGAGAACGCCGCCCGTCACGCGATGGCCTACCCGGCCGACGGCCAGCGCGGCCTGCACAAGCGTCTGCCCACCGGTGGTGAGTACCAGTGGCGCCGCGACGGCGAGGAGCACCTGTTCAATCCGGACACCGTGTTCCGCCTGCAGCACGCCACGCGCAACCGGCGTTTCGACATCTTCAAGGAGTACACCTCCCGCATCGACCAGCAGGCCGAGCGCCTGATGACGTTGCGTGGGCTGTTCACGTTCAAGGCCGGGCGCACGCCGGTCCCGCTGGACGAGGTCGAGCCGGCCACCGAGATCATCAAGCGGTTCTCCACCGGGGCCATGTCCTACGGGTCGATCTCGCAGGAAGCGCACCAGACCCTGGCGATCGCGATGAACCGGATCGGCGGCAAGTCGAACACCGGTGAGGGCGGCGAGGACGTCGAGCGGCTGCTCGACCCCGAGCGCCGCAGCTCGATCAAGCAGGTCGCCTCGGGCCGGTTCGGCGTCACCAGCATGTACCTGACGCACGCCGACGACATCCAGATCAAGATGGCGCAGGGCGCGAAACCTGGTGAGGGCGGCCAGCTCCCGGGTCAAAAGGTGTACCCCTGGGTGGCTCGCACCCGGCACTCCACGCCGGGCGTCGGCCTGATCTCCCCGCCGCCGCACCACGACATCTACTCGATCGAGGATCTCGCCCAGCTGATCCACGACCTGAAGAACTCCAACCCTGAAGCCCGCGTGCACGTGAAGCTCGTGGCCGAGGTCGGGGTCGGAACGGTCGCGGCCGGTGTGAGCAAGGCCCACGCCGACGTGGTGCTGATCTCCGGTCACGACGGCGGTACCGGTGCGGCCCCGCTCACGAGCCTCAAGCACGCCGGCGCGCCCTGGGAGCTCGGCCTTGCCGAGACCCAGCAGACGCTGGTGCTGAACGGGCTGCGCGACCGGATCGTGGTGCAGGCCGACGGCCAGATGAAGACCGGGCGGGACGTGATCATCGCCGCACTGCTCGGGGCCGAGGAGTTCGGCTTCGCCACCGCCCCGCTGGTGGTCTCGGGCTGCATCCTGATGCGGGTCTGCCACCTGGACACCTGCCCGGTCGGCATCGCGACCCAGAACCCGGAGCTGCGCGAGCGGTTCAGCGGCAAGCCGGAGTTCGTCGAGACCTTCTTCGAGTACATCGCACAGGAGGTCCGCGAGCACCTGGCGGCACTGGGCTACCGCTCGCTGGAAGAGGCGATCGGTGAGGTCGAGACCCTCGACACCACCGCCGCGGTCGAGCACTGGAAGGCGTCCGGCCTGGACATCAGCCCGCTGCTGGCCTCACCGACGGCGATGTACGGCCCGTCCCGCAAGCGCACCACGGTGCAGGACCACGGCCTGGAGAAGGCCCTCGACCACTCGCTGATCTCGCTGGCGGCCGACGCCCTCGAGCGCAGCGAGCCGGTGAAGTTCGAGGTGCCGGTGCGCAACGTCAACCGCACGGTCGGCACCATGCTCGGCCACGAGGTGACCAAGCGCTTCGGTGAGAAGGGCCTGCCCGACGACACGATCGACATCACCCTGACCGGTTCCGGCGGGCAGTCGTTCGGTGCCTTCCTGCCGCGCGGGGTCACCCTGCGGCTGCTCGGCGACGGCAACGACTACGTCGGCAAGGGCCTGTCCGGTGGCCGGGTGATCGTGCGGCCCGACGCGGCGGCCAGCTACTCGGCCGAGCAGAACATCGTGGCGGGCAACGTCATCGGCTTCGGCGCGACCAGCGGCGAGATGTTCCTGCGCGGCCAGGTCGGCGAGCGCTTCTGCGTGCGTAACTCCGGTGCCACCGTGGTCGCCGAGGGCGTGGGTGACCACGGCTGCGAGTACATGACCGGTGGCGTGGTGGTCGTGCTCGGCCGCACCGGCCGGAACTTCGCGGCCGGCATGTCCGGCGGCGAGGCGTTCGTGCTCGACCTGCGCACGGGCCGGGTCAACCCGGACATGGTCGACCTGGTGCCGGTCGAGGGGGCCGACTCCGAGCGGCTGCGCCTGCTGGTGCAGAAGCACCGCGACGAGACCGAGTCGGCGGTGGCCTGGCGCCTGCTGCAGGACTGGGACACCGCGCTGACGCGGTTCACCAAGGTTCTGCCGCGTGACTTCGCGCGGGTCATGTCGGTTCGTACACAAGCAGAATCAGAAGGACTCGACCTCGACTCCGACGAGGTGTGGTCGCGAATCATGGAGGCTTCCCGTGGCTGA
- a CDS encoding glutamate synthase subunit beta: protein MADPRGFLNTRQRELPARRPVPIRLMDWKEVYESTDSGQLQRQAGRCMDCGIPFCHNGCPLGNLIPEWNDLVWRDDWREAIERLHSTNNFPEFTGKLCPAPCESSCVLGINQPAVTIKQVEVTTIAKAFDNGWVQPMPPERLTGKTVAVIGSGPSGLAAAQQLTRAGHTVAVYERADRIGGLLRYGIPEFKMEKAVIDRRLAQMEAEGTRFRPGVDVGTELTGQQLRDRYDAVVLAVGSTTARDLPTPGRELGGIHQAMEYLPQANRVALGEEVEGQIRADGLDVVIIGGGDTGADCLGTALRQGANSVTQLEIMPRPTEERPPGQPWPTYPMLFRVASAHEEGGERVYATSTQEFLGDENGRVRALKLVEVEFKEGRFTPVEGSEREIPAQLVLLAMGFTGPEKPGLVEQLGVDLDPRGNIARDNDYMSSVPGVFVAGDAGRGQSLIVWAIAEGRSCAAGVDTWLSGSTTLPTAIPPTARPLTV, encoded by the coding sequence GTGGCTGACCCGAGGGGGTTCCTCAACACCCGCCAGCGTGAGTTGCCGGCCCGCCGGCCCGTCCCGATCCGGCTCATGGACTGGAAAGAGGTCTACGAGTCCACCGATTCCGGGCAGCTCCAGCGCCAGGCCGGCCGGTGCATGGACTGCGGTATCCCGTTCTGTCACAACGGCTGTCCGCTCGGGAACCTGATTCCCGAGTGGAACGACCTGGTCTGGCGGGACGACTGGCGCGAGGCGATCGAGCGGCTGCACTCGACGAACAACTTCCCGGAGTTCACCGGCAAGCTCTGCCCGGCGCCCTGTGAGTCGTCGTGCGTGCTGGGCATCAACCAGCCCGCGGTGACGATCAAGCAGGTCGAGGTCACCACCATCGCCAAGGCCTTCGACAACGGCTGGGTGCAGCCGATGCCGCCGGAGCGCCTGACCGGCAAGACCGTGGCCGTGATCGGTTCCGGTCCGTCCGGGCTGGCTGCCGCCCAGCAGCTCACCCGGGCCGGGCACACCGTGGCCGTGTACGAGCGGGCCGACCGGATCGGCGGGCTGCTGCGCTACGGGATCCCCGAGTTCAAGATGGAGAAGGCCGTCATCGACCGCCGTCTGGCGCAGATGGAGGCCGAGGGCACCCGGTTCCGCCCGGGCGTCGACGTCGGCACCGAGCTGACCGGCCAGCAGCTGCGCGACCGCTACGACGCGGTCGTCCTGGCCGTCGGTTCCACCACGGCGCGCGACCTGCCCACTCCCGGTCGTGAGCTCGGCGGCATCCACCAGGCCATGGAGTACCTGCCCCAGGCCAACCGGGTGGCGCTCGGCGAGGAGGTCGAGGGCCAGATCCGCGCCGACGGCCTCGACGTCGTCATCATCGGTGGCGGTGACACCGGCGCCGACTGCCTGGGCACCGCTCTGCGCCAGGGGGCGAACTCGGTCACGCAGCTGGAGATCATGCCGCGTCCTACCGAGGAGCGTCCGCCCGGTCAGCCGTGGCCGACCTACCCGATGCTCTTCCGGGTCGCCTCGGCGCACGAGGAGGGTGGCGAGCGGGTCTACGCGACCAGCACGCAGGAGTTCCTGGGCGACGAGAACGGTCGCGTGCGGGCGCTCAAGCTGGTCGAGGTGGAGTTCAAGGAGGGCCGGTTCACGCCGGTCGAGGGCTCCGAGCGGGAGATCCCGGCCCAGCTGGTGCTGCTCGCGATGGGCTTCACCGGCCCGGAGAAGCCCGGCCTGGTCGAGCAGCTGGGGGTCGACCTGGACCCGCGCGGCAACATCGCGCGTGACAACGACTACATGTCGAGCGTTCCTGGGGTGTTCGTGGCCGGTGACGCCGGCCGGGGTCAGTCGCTCATCGTCTGGGCGATCGCCGAGGGCCGCTCCTGCGCCGCCGGGGTGGACACCTGGCTGTCCGGGTCCACCACGCTTCCCACGGCCATCCCACCGACCGCCAGGCCTCTGACGGTCTGA
- the pyk gene encoding pyruvate kinase has product MRRAKMVCTMGPSTQGRLAEFVDAGMDIARLNLSHGSYADHEKMYTEIRAAAEASGRAVGVMVDLQGPKIRLGRFADGPVTLVNGAEFTITTDDILGDVNRCSTTYKGLPGDVKAGDVVLIDDGKLSLRVKEVKGNDVVLTVEVGGKASNNKGINLPGTLVSVPALSEKDKEDLRWGLKLRADMIALSFVQRAADIEDVRVIMAEEGVRLPIIAKIEKPQAIENLDEIVRASDAIMVARGDLGVELPLEDVPIVQKQAVSLARRLAKPVIVATQVLESMIDMPRPTRAEVSDCANAVLDGADAVMLSGETSVGNYALEAVQTMGRIITSTEDHGLERIPPLGTQPSTTGGAVTLAAATAGRLLGVKYLVTFTQSGDSARRMARLRSAIPLLAFTPDPAVRAQLTLVWGVETYLTDVVEHTDEMVLQVDQELMKSGKCSEGDLVVIVAGAPPGIPGSLNAMRVHRIGDAVSGVAPAYRRASSKA; this is encoded by the coding sequence ATGCGCCGCGCCAAAATGGTTTGCACTATGGGCCCGTCTACGCAAGGCCGTCTAGCTGAGTTCGTCGACGCCGGGATGGACATCGCCCGGCTCAACCTCAGCCACGGCTCGTATGCGGACCACGAGAAGATGTACACAGAGATCAGGGCAGCTGCCGAGGCCTCCGGCCGGGCGGTGGGTGTCATGGTCGATCTCCAGGGACCCAAGATCCGCCTCGGCCGGTTCGCCGACGGTCCGGTCACCCTGGTCAACGGGGCCGAGTTCACGATCACCACGGACGACATCCTGGGTGACGTGAACCGGTGCTCCACCACGTACAAAGGCCTCCCCGGCGACGTGAAAGCCGGGGACGTCGTCCTGATCGACGACGGCAAGCTCAGCCTCCGGGTGAAGGAGGTCAAGGGCAACGACGTCGTCCTGACCGTCGAGGTCGGCGGTAAGGCCTCGAACAACAAGGGCATCAACCTGCCCGGCACCCTGGTCAGCGTCCCGGCCCTGTCCGAGAAGGACAAGGAAGACCTGCGCTGGGGTCTGAAGCTCCGCGCCGACATGATCGCCCTGTCGTTCGTCCAGCGGGCCGCGGACATCGAGGACGTCCGCGTGATCATGGCTGAGGAAGGCGTCCGCCTCCCGATCATCGCCAAGATCGAGAAGCCGCAGGCGATCGAGAACCTGGACGAGATCGTCCGGGCCTCCGACGCGATCATGGTCGCCCGGGGCGACCTGGGCGTCGAGCTGCCCCTGGAAGACGTGCCGATCGTCCAGAAGCAGGCCGTTTCGCTGGCCCGCCGCCTGGCCAAGCCGGTCATCGTCGCCACCCAGGTGCTCGAGTCGATGATCGACATGCCGCGCCCGACCCGGGCCGAGGTGTCCGACTGCGCCAACGCCGTCCTCGACGGCGCCGACGCGGTGATGCTGTCCGGTGAGACCAGCGTGGGCAACTACGCGCTGGAGGCCGTCCAGACGATGGGCCGCATCATCACCAGCACCGAGGACCACGGTCTGGAGCGGATCCCGCCGCTGGGCACGCAGCCGTCCACCACCGGTGGCGCCGTGACCCTGGCCGCCGCCACGGCCGGCCGTCTGCTGGGTGTGAAGTACCTGGTCACGTTCACCCAGTCGGGTGACAGCGCCCGCCGGATGGCCCGGCTGCGCTCGGCGATCCCGCTGCTGGCCTTCACGCCCGACCCGGCCGTGCGCGCCCAGCTCACCCTGGTCTGGGGCGTGGAGACCTACCTCACCGATGTCGTCGAGCACACCGACGAGATGGTGCTCCAGGTCGACCAGGAACTGATGAAGTCGGGCAAGTGCTCCGAGGGCGACCTGGTCGT
- the lgt gene encoding prolipoprotein diacylglyceryl transferase has product MNAAVLASIPSPDQGVWHLGPLPLRGYALCILIGIGLAIWTAQVRWKARGGDPTVVLDIATWAVPFGVIGGRLYHVITSPQQYFGENGDPVKALYIWEGGLGIWGAIALGGIGAWIGCRRRGIRLPVFADALAPGLLFAQAFGRWGNWFNNELYGKPLSEDNPFALKIYEWDTGAGQAIRNAAGDPVVKGYFEPTFLYECGWNILAALFILWVDRRWKLGHGRVFALYVMTYCIGRGYIETLRIDEANHILGLRLNVWTSILLFTGSLVYLIISSRLRPGRDTTLYRNPAPEGGPVDGDATGTTTDETITVGADAGEGAKTESRATSDGKDAGDEVRTAVPESGK; this is encoded by the coding sequence ATGAACGCCGCTGTGCTGGCGTCGATCCCGAGCCCGGACCAGGGCGTCTGGCATCTGGGCCCGCTGCCGCTGAGGGGCTATGCGCTCTGCATCCTCATCGGCATCGGCCTGGCGATCTGGACCGCCCAGGTGCGCTGGAAGGCACGCGGGGGAGATCCCACGGTCGTGCTCGACATTGCCACCTGGGCCGTGCCTTTCGGGGTGATCGGCGGGCGTCTTTACCACGTGATCACCTCGCCGCAGCAGTACTTCGGCGAGAACGGTGACCCGGTCAAGGCCCTGTACATCTGGGAGGGCGGCCTGGGGATCTGGGGCGCCATCGCGCTGGGTGGTATCGGGGCGTGGATCGGTTGCCGCCGCAGGGGAATCCGGCTGCCGGTGTTCGCCGACGCGCTGGCCCCCGGGCTGTTGTTCGCCCAGGCCTTCGGCCGCTGGGGCAACTGGTTCAACAACGAGCTCTACGGCAAGCCGCTGAGCGAGGACAACCCGTTCGCCCTGAAGATCTACGAGTGGGACACCGGGGCCGGCCAGGCCATCCGCAACGCCGCCGGTGACCCGGTGGTGAAGGGTTACTTCGAACCGACCTTCCTGTACGAGTGCGGCTGGAACATTCTCGCCGCGCTGTTCATCCTCTGGGTGGATCGCCGCTGGAAGCTGGGCCACGGAAGGGTCTTCGCACTCTATGTGATGACCTACTGCATCGGGCGCGGATACATCGAGACCTTGCGCATCGACGAGGCGAACCACATCCTAGGTCTGAGACTGAACGTGTGGACATCGATCCTTCTGTTCACCGGCAGCCTCGTCTACCTGATCATCTCGTCCCGGCTCCGGCCCGGTCGCGACACCACCCTGTACCGGAACCCGGCTCCCGAGGGCGGGCCCGTCGACGGGGATGCGACCGGAACCACGACGGACGAGACCATCACTGTGGGCGCGGACGCCGGTGAGGGCGCGAAGACCGAGAGCCGGGCGACGTCCGACGGCAAGGACGCCGGCGACGAGGTCAGGACCGCGGTCCCGGAATCCGGCAAGTAA